DNA sequence from the Chthoniobacterales bacterium genome:
CATCTCAGCGAACATCCGATCGAACCGGGACCTAAATTGGTCGCCCGTCGTTACGACCGGCTCAGCCGCAGTGTCCACGAGCAGGACAGGGACGAACAGGTGAAGCTCTTTTTGGACGCGCTCGCCCAGACCTACGACCCGCACTCGGAGTATTTGAGCAAAGCGGACCTCAAGAATTTCAGCATCAACATGGGACTCTCCCTGGTTGGTATCGGCGCCATGCTTCGCACTGAAGACGGCTACGCCAAGATCGAAAGTCTGGTGCCCGGCGGCCCGGCGCAGACGGACGGCCGTTTGAAGGTGGGCGACCGGATTACGGCGGTGGCCCAGGGTCCGGCAGAATTCAACGACGTGCGCGACATGCGCCTTGATAAGGTGGTCGAGCAGATTCGAGGCAAAAAGGGCACCAAGGTTCGGCTCCTCGTGATTCCGGCTGACGCGCCTGATCCGTCAAAGCGCAAAACGGTCGAGCTCGTCCGCGACGAGATTAAGCTGAAAGACCAGGAAGCTCGCGCCGACGTCATCATCAAGAAGGACGAGAACGGCGAGCCAGTAAAACTCGGTTGGATCACGCTTCCCTCGTTCTACGCCGACATGGACAAGCACCAGAAAAGCACCACCAAGGATGTGCTCGCGCTCCTGAAGCGGCTGAAGAAGGAGAACATCGCCGGACTCGTGGTTGATCTTCGCCGAAATGGCGGGGGCTCGCTCGAAGAAGCGATCGCCCTGACCGGCCTCTTTCTGAAATCGGGCCCGATCGTCCAGACCAAAGGTTCGAATGGCAATATCGTAGTCTCGAGCGACCCCGATCCCGGAATCGCTTATTCCGGGCCAATGATCGTCCTGACCAGTCGGCAAAGCGCGTCGGCGAGTGAAATTTTTGCCGCCGCTCTCCAGGATTATGGACGCGCCCTGATCGTGGGTGACAAGAACACCTTCGGCAAAGGCACCGTGCAAACCATTCTCGAGATTGGCCGGTTCACCTCCTTGCTCGGCAGCCGGTCCCAGGAAGACGGCGCCTTGAAGCTGACCATCCAGAAGTTTTATCGCGTAGCGGGCGGTTCGACGCAGCTTCACGGAGTCACCTCGGATATTGTTCTGCCGAGCCTGAGCGACCTGCCGGAATTTGGTGAGGGCGCGCTCAAGAATTGCCTGCCGTATGATGAAGTGCCCAAGGCGCGCTTCACGAAATGGACGGACACGCGCGGCCTCTTCGTCGACGAACTCAAACGCCGCTCGGAAGCGCGCGTCCAGGCCGATCCCGAATTCCGCTACGTCATGGAAGACATGGAGCGGCTTCGCAAACGCCTCGATGAAAACCGGATTTCGCTGAATGAAGACGTCCGGCGCGTTGAGTTGAATGAAGACAAGGTTCGCAAGGAAACGCGGTCGAAAGAACGCCTGGCTCGCCATGTCGAAGACATGCAAATGATTCGACTCACCCTCGACAACGTAGATAAGCCGAATATTCAGCCGATCCTTTTCCCGGGAAAATTGGCCGCTAGCAAGAAGGGCGGAGCCAAGGTCGCACCGGAAGCCGCGACGGATTCCGATTCAGATTCCGCCGGCACAGATGACGGCAAGGATCCCGCGATCGATCCCGAGCGGGACGAGACCCTGAATATTCTCAATGACCTGGTCGACTTGAATCGCGGCCCGACCACCGCGAGCACGACCACCAAGACCGCTCCGTAGTCAGGCGGGACTCGCAATTACCTCCCGCTGCGAGCGGGCATCACCGACGCCCCGCCGCACTAATTGTCCCAAGGGGACCGGGGCGGTGGCGGAGCCGAGAATCGCGGCCGCATTGGGCGCTGATACAACGGCCGGGCTGGTTGCGGACCGTAACGAAAATATTCGCGAGTCTGCGGCGTCCGGCCAAAGACGTTTACTGGAGTCCCGACTTCTACGGCGTTGAAAAAGAAGATCGCGTTTTGTTCCGGCATTCGGATGCAGCCGTGCGACGCCGGATAGCCAGGTAAATATCCGGCATGCATTCCCGTGGCTCCGTGGAAACGCATGAAATAACGCATCGGGGCCGGAAGAAATTTCCCGCCGCGGGGAACCGCCATGTCGGCATCCGCATCCGTGACGACGGTGCGGCCATTGCGATCGATGATCTGGCCATAGAGCGAGGAGAAGTGGTTACGCTCCTTCTCGATGATTTTGAATGAACCGGTTTCCGTCAGATGTCCGGAGCGGCCACTCGAGATCTCACTGGCGAGAACGATGCGCCGGCCACGAATCAGATACGCCGTCTGCCGCTCCAGATCGATCTCGACCGAGTACGGTGACTGCGCGACAACGGTTTGCGCAGCGGCAAGAATAAACCCGCAAAGAGAAATCCCAGTTCTCCAACCCATGCGAGATCTTGGACGGCGACACCCGGGAAGAATTCAAGAATTCCGGCTAAGTCCGATTCGCCAATCAGCCCGGCAGCCGGGCTTTGAGCCATTTGACCTGGCCGTTGTGGTTCGATTCGTGTTCGCACACATGGAACCATTTGCAGTAATTGTTCGTTGGTTCATCGCCGAAACCAGCGTCGACTTGCATAAGCCAGGCGTCGTCGCGCTTCCCGAGCTCGGCGAGGGTGTGTTCCCGCACCTCCTTCAGCATCTCAAGATAAAACGCGAGCTTGTTTCCCTTGATCTTTTTGCGGGCCGCCTCACCTAAAAGCGCCGCTGTAGTCCATTGCCGTTTCGTTTCGTCATCCCAATCGCCCCATTTTTTTCCCTCGAACGTGTGGATCTGATAGAGCCGCTCAATCGCGGCCAGATGGTGAAGAAGCGCCCCGATCGTGTTGGCCTTCGCGTCGTGCAAATAATCGAGCTGCGCGACGGTGAGCCCCTGAACTGGCGCCAAAACGGCGCGCCGCATGACGTTAAGCATCGAAATCAGAGTCCCGATGTGGGACGAAAATGGCGGCCGCGGACCGACGATAAAGGGTCCCGGCTCCGGCTCGCTCGGCGCCCCACTCGTTCGGGCGGGGTCGAGAACCAGAAGGGAAGTTGCTCCGGTCAGCCCGCACGCAAGCTTGCTCGAAGTTTCCAGGAATCGTCGGCGGTCCATCGAATTCAGACGGCGATCGGCGCTTTGATCGCTGGATGCGGATCGTAATTGCTCAGGGTGAAATCCTCAAAGCGGAAATCGTAGATGTTTTTGACGGCCGGATTCAATTGCATCCGCGGCAGCGGCCGAAAATCGCGGGTGAGTTGCTCCCGGGCCTGGTCGAGATGGTTCTGGTAGAGGTGGACATCGCCGAAGGTGTGAATGAATTCGCCGGGCCGCAGATCGCAGACCTGCGCCACCATCATGGTGAGCAGCGAGTACGACGCGATATTGAACGGGACCCCGAGGAACAAATCGGCGCTGCGTTGATAAAGCTGGCAGCTCAACTCGCCGTCACGGACATAAAATTGAAAGAGCACGTGACAAGGCGGCAGGGCCATCCGATCGAGCTCCGCTACATTCCAGGCGCTGACAATCAGACGCCGGCTCTGGGGATTTCTTTTGATCTCGCCGATCACGCCGTCGATTTGGTTGATGACCGCGCCCTCAACGCCGCGCCAACGCGTCCATTGCGCCCCATAAATGGGACCGAGATCGCCGTTGGCGTCCGCCCATTCATCCCAAATCGTCACCCCTTTTTCATTCAGGGAACGCACGTTGGTGTCGCCCTGCAGAAACCAGAGCAATTCGTAGATGATCGATTTGAGATGGAGTTTCTTCGTGGTGAGGAGTGGGAATCCTTCCCGCAAATCAAAGCGGGCTTGCGCGCCGAAAACCGAAAGCGTGCCGGTGCCTGTTCGATCCATGCGCGGCGCTCCCTTTTCCAAAACGAGCCGGAGAAGATGGTGGTACTGCCGCATCGCTGAATTCTTAATTAACCGGGAACACTCTACGACGCGAGCAATTGGTTGCTGTAACGCGGATCGCCGGTGACGTCGTCACCCAGCCAGTCCGGCCTGGAGAAATTGAGGGCGGAATCTTCGTCGTCAAATTCCACCTCGGCGACGACCAGGCCTTCGTGGCGCCCGTGGTAAAGGTCGATCTCAACCACGCGATCGCCGAACGGAACCTCATAACGCGTTTTCTCGAGGCGTTTGCCTTCCGTGGCAGGCCAGAGCGCTTCGAATTGCGCCACCGTCAGTTCCACTTCGCGTTCTTCACGCACATTACCGGTGCCGCGCTTGAAAGTGAGTGAATAGAGGTCACCGGATTTCCGAAGCCGCACCTGGAGACCGTCGTCCAGGCTCACCAGATAACCCTGCGAGATTTCGGTATGGCGATGGCTCGTCAGGTCGCGCGGAAGCTCGCGCACGAGAAACTTGCGCTCGATCTCGTGGGAAGAAGAAAGTGACATGTGATGTGTGACGTGTGACGAGAGAAAGCAACATGTCACACGTCACATGTCACTCGTCACTCGCCTTCACCCCTGCGGCAGGGCCGTTTCGCATTCTTTCATCTCCACCGGTTTTGCTTTTCGGAAAATCAGCCAGACGCCGATGAGGACCAGCGCGCCGCCCATGAGCGACCAGAGGCTGAAGCTTTCGCCGCCGAGCAACCAGCCGAAGAGGACCGCGCCCGGCGGAGTGATGAACGAGATGGTTTGGAGATTGGTGACCGACATCCGGGGCAGGAGCCAGTAAAGCAGGAGGAACGCAATGGCCGAGCCGGGAATGGCGAGGTAGAACAGGCAGAAGACCGCCCGGGGCGTCCAATGAAATTGGAGGGGGTTTCCCTCGAGTAAAAATCCCCCGATGATCAGCGGAACAAGACCAAAGATCATTTGCCAGGCTGCGATCATCGCCGGAGCGAGCCGGATCGCACGTGCCTTCAGGACCACGTTTGAAAAGGCGGCACTCGCCGCGCCAAAGACGATCGCAACGCCTCCCCAGAAGGCGAGCAACCCGCCGAAATCGAAAAGGCGCGAGCAGATGACGGCGACGCCGCCGAGGGCGACGAGTGCGCCTGCGATTCGCGCGCCGCGCAGCGGTTCGTTCGGGATAATAAAGTGCGCGAGCACCATCCCGAAAATCGGGATCGTCGCCTGGAGGACGGCGGAGAGTCCGGACGAGACGTAAAGCTCCGCCCAGAAGAGCAGCGCGTAGTTGATGCAGAACATCAGGACGCCAGTCCAGGCGAGCAATTTGAAATCGCCGCGGTCCGGCGGGATCAGGCGGACGCGGCCGACTGAAATCGCAAGGAGAACGGCGACGGCGATGACAAAACGGATCGCGACGAAGGAGACCGGTGGCAAATCGCGCAGGCCCAGCTTGATCGCGAGCCAGGTCGAGCTCCAGATCAGGCAGAGCGCCACGAACGCCGCGGCGGCGGCAAGATTAGCGCGCTTTTCCGGCATTGATTAGCAGCGCATCACGGCGCGCGCGTTGCAACTGCTTTTGCGCTGGCTGGATTATGGAGGGCGGAGCTCCGCGACGCTCCGGTCTCGCAGAGCTCGA
Encoded proteins:
- a CDS encoding carboxy terminal-processing peptidase, which gives rise to MKPSIRSLLALPFLFFALVVTAAPVQAKSDLGSVTNSVGRLLEEGHYTHQPLNDEISKKFLKTYLELLDFSHLFFTQQDVDAMTAKYGTSLDDDVLLQNVKPAYEIYDLYLKRVDDRVAKIKQQLEKPFDFKSNATIELSRQKAPWPKDEAEADAVWRGRIASELLQEHLSEHPIEPGPKLVARRYDRLSRSVHEQDRDEQVKLFLDALAQTYDPHSEYLSKADLKNFSINMGLSLVGIGAMLRTEDGYAKIESLVPGGPAQTDGRLKVGDRITAVAQGPAEFNDVRDMRLDKVVEQIRGKKGTKVRLLVIPADAPDPSKRKTVELVRDEIKLKDQEARADVIIKKDENGEPVKLGWITLPSFYADMDKHQKSTTKDVLALLKRLKKENIAGLVVDLRRNGGGSLEEAIALTGLFLKSGPIVQTKGSNGNIVVSSDPDPGIAYSGPMIVLTSRQSASASEIFAAALQDYGRALIVGDKNTFGKGTVQTILEIGRFTSLLGSRSQEDGALKLTIQKFYRVAGGSTQLHGVTSDIVLPSLSDLPEFGEGALKNCLPYDEVPKARFTKWTDTRGLFVDELKRRSEARVQADPEFRYVMEDMERLRKRLDENRISLNEDVRRVELNEDKVRKETRSKERLARHVEDMQMIRLTLDNVDKPNIQPILFPGKLAASKKGGAKVAPEAATDSDSDSAGTDDGKDPAIDPERDETLNILNDLVDLNRGPTTASTTTKTAP
- a CDS encoding L,D-transpeptidase, coding for MGWRTGISLCGFILAAAQTVVAQSPYSVEIDLERQTAYLIRGRRIVLASEISSGRSGHLTETGSFKIIEKERNHFSSLYGQIIDRNGRTVVTDADADMAVPRGGKFLPAPMRYFMRFHGATGMHAGYLPGYPASHGCIRMPEQNAIFFFNAVEVGTPVNVFGRTPQTREYFRYGPQPARPLYQRPMRPRFSAPPPPRSPWDN
- a CDS encoding DinB family protein → MDRRRFLETSSKLACGLTGATSLLVLDPARTSGAPSEPEPGPFIVGPRPPFSSHIGTLISMLNVMRRAVLAPVQGLTVAQLDYLHDAKANTIGALLHHLAAIERLYQIHTFEGKKWGDWDDETKRQWTTAALLGEAARKKIKGNKLAFYLEMLKEVREHTLAELGKRDDAWLMQVDAGFGDEPTNNYCKWFHVCEHESNHNGQVKWLKARLPG
- a CDS encoding thymidylate synthase, which encodes MRQYHHLLRLVLEKGAPRMDRTGTGTLSVFGAQARFDLREGFPLLTTKKLHLKSIIYELLWFLQGDTNVRSLNEKGVTIWDEWADANGDLGPIYGAQWTRWRGVEGAVINQIDGVIGEIKRNPQSRRLIVSAWNVAELDRMALPPCHVLFQFYVRDGELSCQLYQRSADLFLGVPFNIASYSLLTMMVAQVCDLRPGEFIHTFGDVHLYQNHLDQAREQLTRDFRPLPRMQLNPAVKNIYDFRFEDFTLSNYDPHPAIKAPIAV
- a CDS encoding CYTH domain-containing protein, yielding MSLSSSHEIERKFLVRELPRDLTSHRHTEISQGYLVSLDDGLQVRLRKSGDLYSLTFKRGTGNVREEREVELTVAQFEALWPATEGKRLEKTRYEVPFGDRVVEIDLYHGRHEGLVVAEVEFDDEDSALNFSRPDWLGDDVTGDPRYSNQLLAS
- a CDS encoding EamA family transporter; translation: MPEKRANLAAAAAFVALCLIWSSTWLAIKLGLRDLPPVSFVAIRFVIAVAVLLAISVGRVRLIPPDRGDFKLLAWTGVLMFCINYALLFWAELYVSSGLSAVLQATIPIFGMVLAHFIIPNEPLRGARIAGALVALGGVAVICSRLFDFGGLLAFWGGVAIVFGAASAAFSNVVLKARAIRLAPAMIAAWQMIFGLVPLIIGGFLLEGNPLQFHWTPRAVFCLFYLAIPGSAIAFLLLYWLLPRMSVTNLQTISFITPPGAVLFGWLLGGESFSLWSLMGGALVLIGVWLIFRKAKPVEMKECETALPQG